A DNA window from Bradyrhizobium sp. CCBAU 53421 contains the following coding sequences:
- a CDS encoding D-amino acid dehydrogenase, with product MPHVVVIGAGITGVTTAYALLNRGYSVTVIERQRYAGMETSFANGGQLSASNAEVWNSWSTILKGMKWMLKRDAPLLMSPTPTWHKCLWLGEFIFNIKNYRDNTLEITRLAIAARKHLFAIAERESIEFDHERRGILHIYRDKQSFEHALKVNAILVEGGLDRRPVTAAEVKSIEPTLHGDFFGGFFTPSDSTGDIHKFVSGLARACERRGARFVLDATVRRIARDGACRIQYSRETPSGVTHVDEIDADSVVVCAGSASRDLAAMLGDRLNVYPVKGYSITVHLDDERSQKAAPWVSLLDDAAKIVTSRLGAGRFRVAGTAEFNGMNRDIRQDRIRPLVDWTRTLFPSVDTSRVVPWAGLRPMMPNMMPRVGRGRMPGVFYNTGHGHLGWTLSAATAEMVAECLASEFGTGSNERLRLETKRAT from the coding sequence ATGCCACATGTTGTCGTCATCGGCGCCGGTATCACCGGCGTCACCACCGCCTATGCCCTTCTCAATCGCGGCTATTCCGTCACGGTGATCGAGCGTCAGCGTTACGCGGGCATGGAGACATCGTTCGCCAATGGGGGCCAACTTTCCGCGAGCAATGCGGAGGTCTGGAACTCCTGGTCGACGATTCTCAAGGGCATGAAGTGGATGTTGAAGCGTGATGCACCGCTCCTCATGAGCCCAACTCCGACCTGGCACAAGTGCCTCTGGCTTGGCGAATTCATCTTCAACATCAAGAACTACCGTGACAACACGCTGGAGATCACACGGCTCGCTATCGCCGCGCGCAAGCATCTCTTCGCCATCGCCGAACGCGAGAGCATTGAATTTGACCACGAGCGTCGTGGCATTCTCCACATCTATCGAGACAAGCAGAGTTTCGAACACGCGCTGAAGGTCAATGCCATTCTGGTGGAGGGAGGACTGGACCGTCGTCCAGTGACGGCCGCAGAGGTGAAGTCGATCGAGCCGACGCTGCATGGTGACTTCTTCGGAGGCTTCTTCACCCCGTCGGATTCCACCGGTGACATCCACAAGTTCGTTTCCGGTCTCGCCAGGGCGTGCGAGAGGCGAGGCGCGCGCTTCGTTCTTGACGCCACGGTGAGGCGGATCGCTCGGGATGGAGCCTGCCGCATCCAATATTCGCGTGAGACGCCTTCAGGGGTAACTCATGTCGATGAGATCGATGCCGACAGCGTCGTTGTATGCGCCGGCTCCGCGAGCCGCGACCTCGCGGCGATGCTCGGCGACCGCCTCAACGTCTATCCCGTAAAGGGCTATTCGATCACCGTGCACCTCGACGACGAGCGGAGTCAGAAAGCGGCGCCTTGGGTCAGTCTGCTCGATGACGCCGCCAAGATCGTCACCAGCCGATTGGGCGCCGGGCGCTTTCGCGTCGCGGGAACGGCAGAGTTCAACGGCATGAACCGCGACATACGCCAGGATCGCATTCGGCCGTTGGTCGACTGGACGCGAACGCTGTTTCCCTCCGTCGACACCAGCCGGGTCGTGCCTTGGGCCGGGTTGCGTCCGATGATGCCGAACATGATGCCGCGGGTTGGTAGGGGCAGGATGCCGGGCGTCTTCTACAACACCGGCCACGGCCACCTGGGCTGGACACTTTCGGCGGCAACCGCGGAGATGGTTGCCGAGTGCCTTGCCAGTGAATTCGGGACCGGCAGCAATGAAAGGCTCCGGCTGGAAACGAAGCGAGCGACCTAA
- a CDS encoding NAD/NADP octopine/nopaline dehydrogenase family protein — protein MKVAVLGGGAGGAASVAELVLAGHSVHFWARSAETLEPHIKLGGVAFDGKLGEGVAKPALMTTDLKSAISGVDVAAVALPTFSHASIAKALAAAGWSSDKPVVLNPGHTGGALEFAEAYSRTGRAVPPVVEFSTLTYVARKYRPDGVTISGRAKRLKAAALNGGAEALEVAARLYPGVTPVRDVIASDLSNVNMVLHPPGAVLGAAWVEATGGNFTFYVDAMTPGVARVMRQLDDERLAVARAFGHDLPNLIEEMKLLGTVEADVVDVTDYRAAIAGGEANRRIKGPDSLEYRYYKEDFGHGLLPFLEFAQIADVNVPVATSLYRLAQAAVGTDYRIGGRSAEAMGIAGMSKHQLIEKVRAS, from the coding sequence ATGAAGGTCGCAGTACTTGGAGGAGGAGCGGGGGGCGCTGCTTCGGTCGCAGAATTGGTTCTTGCCGGCCATTCCGTTCATTTCTGGGCGCGTTCGGCCGAAACGCTCGAGCCGCACATCAAGCTCGGCGGCGTAGCCTTCGACGGCAAGCTTGGCGAGGGAGTCGCGAAGCCCGCTCTTATGACGACAGATCTCAAGTCGGCGATCTCCGGCGTCGACGTGGCGGCCGTCGCGCTGCCGACCTTCTCGCACGCGTCCATAGCCAAGGCGCTCGCCGCGGCCGGCTGGTCGTCGGACAAGCCGGTCGTGCTTAATCCCGGCCACACCGGAGGGGCGCTGGAATTCGCCGAGGCCTATTCGCGCACCGGCCGGGCGGTGCCTCCGGTCGTCGAGTTCTCGACCCTTACATACGTCGCGCGCAAATATCGCCCTGACGGCGTCACCATCAGCGGTCGGGCAAAGCGACTGAAAGCCGCCGCCCTCAACGGGGGAGCGGAGGCGCTGGAGGTCGCGGCCAGATTGTATCCGGGCGTCACGCCCGTTCGAGACGTTATCGCCTCCGACCTCTCCAACGTGAACATGGTCCTGCATCCACCAGGCGCGGTGCTGGGAGCCGCCTGGGTTGAAGCGACTGGCGGAAACTTCACGTTCTATGTCGATGCCATGACGCCCGGCGTCGCCCGCGTCATGCGGCAATTGGACGACGAGCGCTTGGCAGTCGCTCGGGCATTCGGGCACGACTTGCCGAACTTGATTGAAGAGATGAAGCTGCTCGGCACGGTGGAGGCCGATGTGGTTGACGTTACCGATTACCGCGCGGCAATCGCGGGCGGCGAAGCCAACCGCCGCATCAAGGGACCCGACTCGCTCGAATATCGCTACTACAAAGAGGATTTCGGTCACGGCCTGCTGCCCTTCCTTGAGTTTGCACAGATCGCGGACGTCAACGTTCCCGTCGCGACGTCACTCTATCGTCTTGCGCAGGCCGCGGTCGGAACCGACTATAGGATCGGTGGACGGAGCGCAGAAGCAATGGGGATTGCCGGCATGTCCAAACATCAGCTCATTGAGAAAGTAAGGGCATCATGA
- a CDS encoding dipicolinate synthase subunit DpsA translates to MSWQNTVIAIVAGDAREQEIARCAVRAGAAVRAYGFPWPDEGIEGVYHAADAADALKGADIALFPIPGISAEGALFAPKCPQKIIPTSEMLAGMRRPGHIILGWADDNLKAHCKALEIALHEYEWDVDLMLLRGPAIVEGVLKVIIENTQITIHKSNVCLVGQGTIGSLLTKTLVGLGAHVQVAARNPVQRAAAYATGAEALTLEQLPTVLPRMDIVIGSVPKRLLERTQLALLPKHALLIDVAAPPGTIDRDAAAELGLKAVWARGMGARAPITVGRSQWTGISRRIEGLLEQKQ, encoded by the coding sequence ATGAGTTGGCAGAACACAGTCATCGCAATCGTGGCTGGCGACGCACGCGAACAGGAGATCGCTCGCTGTGCAGTGAGAGCCGGAGCCGCGGTTCGAGCCTACGGCTTTCCCTGGCCCGACGAGGGTATCGAGGGCGTCTATCATGCCGCGGACGCAGCTGACGCATTGAAGGGGGCGGACATCGCGCTGTTTCCGATTCCGGGCATCAGCGCAGAAGGCGCACTTTTCGCACCAAAATGTCCGCAGAAGATCATCCCGACGAGCGAGATGTTGGCAGGCATGAGACGGCCCGGCCACATCATCCTCGGTTGGGCGGACGATAATCTAAAAGCGCACTGCAAGGCGCTCGAGATCGCACTGCACGAGTACGAATGGGACGTCGACCTCATGCTGCTGCGGGGGCCGGCGATCGTCGAGGGCGTACTGAAGGTGATCATCGAGAACACGCAGATCACGATCCACAAGTCCAACGTCTGCCTGGTCGGCCAGGGCACCATCGGCTCGCTTCTGACGAAGACGCTGGTCGGCCTGGGGGCTCATGTCCAGGTCGCAGCGCGCAACCCGGTTCAGCGCGCAGCCGCCTACGCGACGGGCGCCGAAGCGCTGACGCTCGAACAATTGCCCACGGTTCTGCCTCGCATGGACATCGTTATCGGCAGTGTTCCAAAGCGGCTGCTCGAGCGCACCCAGCTGGCTCTGCTGCCGAAACATGCGTTGCTGATCGACGTCGCGGCGCCTCCCGGAACCATCGATCGGGACGCTGCCGCCGAACTTGGGCTGAAGGCCGTCTGGGCGCGTGGCATGGGCGCGCGTGCACCGATCACCGTCGGCCGCAGCCAGTGGACTGGTATCAGCCGGCGTATTGAGGGACTACTGGAGCAAAAACAATGA
- a CDS encoding dihydroorotase family protein, producing MKADLVIKNARVVRHDGEFHGGVAVKDGKIVLTGADEVLPDAKRTIDAEGRVLMPGLIDPHCHLGVKFPFAEDMRTETAAAASGGVTTALLYIRNLKESYLPFYEERKAIGEENSLIDFGFHFGIQREEHIAEIPEVIAKTGVKSFKCYFGYEPDNPIGIVPATDGWVYAAMRILAKVPGGVINVHCENTQIASWIKKEIAATGRHDLGAYTESRPAFCEVETIRRMIFLAEKTGCSLHLVHTSVGMGPVLAAEAQARGVRVTVETCPHYLTRTCYDEDLDMRAKISPPLRDRNELEGLWQGMLNGSVYSLGTDHVPFLPKKLENLWTEFPGVVSFPWELSLMLHFGVHQRGLPLTRLVELNSFNPARRFGLWPRKGHIDVGFDADLVLVDLDEQRTVKHTGKGTCIYEGWTLKGWPVMTVARGDVIYENGAVTDKHFGRGRCVTLPS from the coding sequence ATGAAAGCGGATCTGGTCATAAAGAACGCGCGAGTGGTTCGCCACGACGGCGAATTCCACGGCGGTGTTGCGGTGAAGGACGGCAAGATCGTCCTGACTGGGGCCGACGAAGTCCTCCCGGACGCCAAGCGCACGATCGACGCCGAGGGGCGCGTGTTGATGCCGGGCCTGATCGACCCGCACTGCCATCTGGGCGTGAAGTTTCCCTTCGCTGAAGATATGCGCACCGAGACGGCGGCTGCGGCCTCCGGCGGTGTGACGACGGCGCTTCTCTATATCCGCAATCTGAAGGAGTCGTATCTCCCGTTCTACGAGGAACGCAAAGCAATCGGCGAAGAGAACTCGCTCATCGACTTCGGCTTTCATTTTGGCATCCAGCGTGAGGAGCATATCGCCGAGATACCCGAGGTCATTGCCAAGACCGGCGTCAAATCCTTCAAATGCTATTTCGGCTACGAGCCGGACAACCCGATCGGCATCGTTCCGGCAACGGATGGTTGGGTCTATGCCGCAATGCGCATCCTGGCGAAGGTTCCTGGCGGGGTGATCAACGTTCACTGCGAGAACACCCAGATCGCCTCCTGGATCAAGAAAGAGATCGCGGCCACCGGGCGTCACGATCTCGGTGCATACACGGAATCCCGCCCCGCATTCTGCGAAGTGGAGACCATCCGTCGCATGATCTTCCTTGCCGAGAAGACCGGCTGTTCGCTGCATCTGGTCCACACCTCCGTCGGCATGGGCCCCGTGCTCGCCGCTGAGGCGCAGGCACGTGGTGTCCGCGTGACGGTTGAGACCTGCCCACACTATCTCACCCGTACGTGCTACGACGAAGATCTCGACATGCGTGCGAAGATATCGCCACCGTTGCGCGACCGGAACGAACTCGAGGGTCTTTGGCAAGGCATGTTGAACGGCTCGGTCTACAGCCTTGGGACAGACCACGTGCCGTTCCTGCCCAAGAAGCTGGAGAATCTCTGGACCGAATTCCCGGGTGTGGTGAGCTTTCCCTGGGAGCTGTCGCTGATGCTTCATTTCGGCGTCCATCAGCGCGGTTTGCCGTTGACCCGGCTTGTCGAGCTCAATTCCTTCAACCCTGCTAGGCGTTTCGGGCTCTGGCCGCGCAAGGGCCATATCGATGTCGGCTTCGACGCCGACCTTGTACTGGTCGACCTGGACGAGCAGCGTACGGTCAAGCACACCGGGAAGGGCACGTGCATCTATGAAGGCTGGACGCTGAAGGGGTGGCCGGTGATGACCGTTGCTCGCGGTGACGTCATCTATGAAAACGGTGCCGTCACCGACAAGCACTTTGGTCGCGGTCGATGCGTGACCTTGCCGTCATGA
- a CDS encoding resolvase, with product MRDLAVMSGGGLDQLELAGRDSLMPRPMSVSDAVANIVARKDTLRQERLSGIHNPWGHAIGVTDPWVFLGLCESQAVVDAARDVLGPDIILWDSELFAEMRSYAEFLREGREGRYWPVTPLEGVIVLLPVGQADLRPRAIGLNEIGTNVLEMLDPSQPLYVIRLMSASSHFDRDSQHSAHRACMEEQVLINYANRPLWLLSGVDRAGNDLVTGFAAAAPTWASGALPIKKGGL from the coding sequence ATGCGTGACCTTGCCGTCATGAGTGGTGGAGGCCTCGATCAGCTGGAACTGGCGGGCCGGGATTCGCTCATGCCGCGCCCGATGTCGGTAAGCGACGCGGTCGCCAATATCGTGGCGAGAAAGGACACGCTGCGCCAGGAGAGGTTGTCGGGAATCCACAATCCATGGGGGCATGCGATCGGCGTGACCGATCCATGGGTTTTTCTCGGCCTGTGCGAGAGCCAAGCTGTCGTCGATGCAGCGCGCGACGTCCTGGGGCCGGACATCATCCTGTGGGACAGCGAGCTGTTTGCGGAAATGCGCAGCTATGCCGAATTTCTGCGCGAAGGGCGGGAGGGGCGGTATTGGCCGGTGACGCCACTTGAGGGGGTCATCGTCCTGCTGCCCGTCGGCCAAGCCGACCTGCGACCAAGGGCAATCGGCCTGAACGAGATCGGCACGAATGTGCTCGAAATGCTCGATCCGTCGCAGCCGCTTTATGTAATCCGGCTGATGTCGGCCAGCAGTCACTTCGATCGGGACTCGCAGCATTCCGCCCATCGTGCATGCATGGAGGAGCAGGTCTTGATCAACTATGCCAATCGCCCGCTGTGGCTGCTCAGCGGTGTCGATCGGGCAGGGAACGATCTGGTTACGGGTTTCGCGGCCGCCGCGCCCACTTGGGCATCCGGCGCTCTGCCCATCAAAAAGGGAGGTCTCTAA
- a CDS encoding 2-hydroxymuconate tautomerase, whose amino-acid sequence MPFVVVEMWEGRTVEQKRRLVKAITNAMVEEAACKPDHLHVVIHETPKDSWGRGGVLGIDMVEDKK is encoded by the coding sequence ATGCCGTTTGTCGTCGTCGAAATGTGGGAGGGCCGTACGGTCGAGCAGAAGCGCCGACTCGTAAAGGCCATCACCAATGCAATGGTCGAAGAGGCCGCCTGCAAGCCGGATCACCTGCATGTGGTGATCCATGAAACGCCCAAAGACAGCTGGGGCCGCGGCGGCGTACTCGGCATCGACATGGTGGAGGACAAGAAATGA
- a CDS encoding isochorismatase family protein: MSLEALDYRKSALLVIDLQNAFIHEKGTLGISGVDTKRLSSIVPPLARLIKRCQAVDIPVIWTMQEHFAVDRNRAKKKLLGHTARRKQVSALAGSWDEEIIDELKPLAEFNPSFVIRKHRFGAFYETRLEMMLKMLGTQHLFITGATTNACVETSIREAYLRDLDVIAVEDCVSGVNEAWEATAKQVWKQYFCELAPSSDVLDWIAEQVKPRVTNYGHQLIMVNDIDKSVDFYTKQLGFTVRPAKPLADGRPFVAFHQGIALINGKAADHRQLDHIAFEVNDVRALDAKLKKAGVHYYNELHDGPYGLTIYIADPDGTKVELYQVGATA; the protein is encoded by the coding sequence ATGAGCCTTGAAGCCCTCGACTATCGCAAGTCGGCCCTGCTGGTCATCGATCTGCAGAATGCCTTCATCCACGAGAAGGGAACGCTGGGTATTTCCGGTGTCGATACCAAGCGCCTGTCCTCGATCGTTCCGCCGCTGGCAAGGCTCATCAAGCGCTGCCAAGCCGTCGACATCCCCGTGATTTGGACAATGCAGGAGCATTTTGCCGTCGACCGGAATCGCGCAAAGAAGAAACTGCTCGGCCATACCGCCCGGCGCAAGCAGGTATCCGCACTCGCCGGCAGCTGGGACGAGGAGATCATTGACGAGCTCAAGCCGCTGGCCGAGTTCAATCCGTCCTTCGTGATCCGCAAGCATCGCTTCGGCGCGTTCTACGAGACCCGGCTTGAGATGATGTTGAAGATGCTGGGGACGCAGCACCTGTTCATTACCGGAGCGACCACCAATGCTTGCGTCGAGACAAGCATCCGCGAAGCCTATCTCCGCGATCTCGACGTGATCGCCGTCGAGGACTGCGTGTCGGGCGTCAATGAAGCCTGGGAAGCCACCGCCAAGCAGGTGTGGAAGCAGTACTTCTGCGAGCTCGCGCCTTCATCCGACGTTCTCGACTGGATCGCCGAGCAGGTGAAGCCAAGGGTTACCAACTACGGTCATCAGTTGATCATGGTCAATGACATCGACAAGTCGGTCGACTTCTACACCAAACAGCTGGGATTCACCGTCCGGCCGGCCAAGCCGCTCGCCGACGGACGGCCCTTCGTTGCTTTCCATCAGGGCATAGCCTTGATCAACGGCAAGGCTGCAGATCATCGTCAGCTTGATCATATTGCTTTTGAGGTCAACGACGTGCGAGCGCTCGATGCGAAGCTGAAAAAGGCCGGCGTGCACTACTACAATGAACTGCACGACGGCCCTTATGGTCTCACGATCTACATCGCCGATCCGGATGGAACCAAGGTCGAGCTTTACCAAGTTGGAGCCACCGCTTGA
- a CDS encoding GntR family transcriptional regulator produces MRVEKAEVAGNGNEEGKRQRGHIYERVLNYMRRGLMVGAFVPGQVMSLRKLAVGLGTSPMPVREVLSQLVAANALEETKGGSVRVPRLSPEKLSDIFSVRELLEGTAAELAAKKASPALLGELTSINKQLLHAIAKRDILNCLSFNQKFHFTLYQASESETLTLLIESLWLQFGPTMYMSLLIPSKPWSASHHETILAGLKDDNATAVKRGTIQDIRTTRRALLSISGPQGAELPFAQGMELQFDD; encoded by the coding sequence ATGCGGGTCGAGAAAGCGGAAGTTGCCGGCAACGGCAACGAAGAAGGCAAGCGGCAGCGGGGGCACATCTACGAGCGGGTGCTGAACTACATGCGCAGGGGCTTGATGGTCGGGGCCTTCGTTCCAGGCCAGGTCATGAGCTTGCGCAAGCTGGCGGTGGGGCTTGGCACCAGCCCAATGCCGGTTCGCGAAGTGCTGAGCCAGCTCGTCGCAGCGAACGCCTTGGAGGAGACAAAGGGGGGCTCGGTGCGCGTGCCGAGGCTGAGTCCCGAGAAGCTGAGTGATATCTTTTCAGTGCGCGAACTGCTCGAAGGTACGGCAGCCGAGCTCGCCGCCAAGAAGGCTTCACCTGCGCTGCTTGGTGAGCTGACTTCCATCAACAAGCAGCTGCTTCATGCGATCGCCAAGCGGGACATCCTGAACTGCCTCTCCTTCAATCAGAAGTTTCATTTCACGCTCTACCAGGCCAGCGAATCGGAGACGCTTACCCTACTGATCGAGTCGCTTTGGCTGCAGTTCGGGCCGACGATGTACATGTCGTTGCTGATCCCCTCGAAGCCTTGGAGCGCGTCTCATCACGAGACCATTCTGGCGGGGCTTAAGGATGACAACGCAACCGCGGTCAAACGCGGGACGATCCAGGACATCCGTACCACCCGCCGGGCTTTGCTCAGCATCTCCGGCCCGCAGGGTGCTGAGCTGCCGTTCGCTCAAGGAATGGAACTGCAGTTCGACGACTGA
- a CDS encoding RidA family protein, with product MTEKIEQRLSELGISLPATTSPSANYVSARRLGNQIYISGQVPSAGGKDTYTGKLGSDFSVEEGQMAARLCAINILAQLKQALDGNLDRVVGVIRLGGFVNAEPDFRDHPKVINGASDLMVEVFGEAGRHARAAVGCSSLPRNVPVEVDAIFEVN from the coding sequence ATGACTGAAAAAATTGAGCAAAGGCTGTCCGAACTGGGCATTAGCCTGCCGGCAACAACATCTCCAAGCGCCAACTACGTTTCCGCCCGCAGACTGGGCAACCAGATCTACATATCCGGGCAGGTACCCAGCGCGGGCGGCAAAGATACCTACACAGGCAAGCTCGGCTCGGACTTCTCCGTGGAGGAGGGGCAAATGGCTGCGCGTCTATGCGCAATCAACATCCTCGCCCAGCTCAAGCAGGCACTGGACGGCAATCTCGACCGGGTGGTGGGGGTCATTCGGCTGGGCGGGTTTGTCAATGCTGAGCCGGATTTCAGAGATCATCCCAAGGTGATCAATGGGGCGTCTGATCTGATGGTGGAAGTGTTCGGCGAGGCGGGGCGCCACGCCCGCGCGGCCGTCGGCTGCAGTTCGTTGCCACGCAACGTTCCGGTCGAGGTCGATGCCATATTCGAGGTGAACTAG
- a CDS encoding GTP-binding protein: protein MQPAGSSLDARIPVHVLTGFLGSGKTTFLRHLLEEPNLADTAVIINEFGEIGLDHLLVLEVSEDVVLLSSGCLCCAVRDDLVSTLADLSAMVSSGAVTPFRRVVVETTGLADPVPIVHAVMGAPELQHRYRAGSIITTVDGINGLDSIRNFSEASQQVALADCVVITKSDLVESWQLDALKLDVARINPSVRSLTSSKHAMPSAADVLDHGDDWKPHYLRAPGRLGRGVHSYGIETFTVDVTSEVEWPAFVDWLELLLAARGQSILRVKGLLPVRGEERPVVIHGVQHVVYPPEYLPRWSEGSPRGWLVFIARNLTSSAIENSLPSIFAARH from the coding sequence ATGCAGCCTGCCGGTTCCTCCCTCGATGCGCGGATCCCGGTTCATGTGCTGACCGGGTTCCTCGGAAGCGGCAAGACGACCTTTCTGCGCCACCTGCTCGAAGAACCGAACCTCGCGGACACCGCGGTGATCATCAATGAATTCGGTGAAATCGGACTGGACCACCTTCTGGTGCTGGAGGTCTCCGAAGATGTCGTGCTGCTGTCGTCGGGATGTCTGTGCTGCGCCGTGCGCGACGACCTTGTGTCGACCTTGGCCGATCTTTCGGCGATGGTCAGCTCCGGCGCGGTGACGCCGTTTCGCCGGGTTGTGGTCGAAACCACCGGTCTCGCCGATCCGGTGCCGATCGTACATGCAGTGATGGGGGCGCCCGAACTGCAGCATCGTTATCGGGCCGGCAGCATCATCACCACCGTCGACGGCATCAATGGGCTCGACAGCATCCGGAATTTCTCAGAAGCGAGCCAGCAGGTAGCGCTGGCGGATTGTGTCGTCATCACCAAGTCGGATCTCGTCGAGAGTTGGCAATTGGATGCGCTCAAACTCGATGTAGCCAGGATCAATCCCTCGGTGCGTTCGCTGACCTCGAGCAAGCACGCGATGCCTTCGGCAGCCGATGTCCTGGATCATGGGGATGACTGGAAGCCCCACTATCTCAGGGCGCCTGGCAGGCTCGGGCGAGGCGTGCACAGCTACGGCATAGAGACCTTTACAGTCGACGTGACGAGCGAAGTCGAGTGGCCGGCCTTTGTCGATTGGCTCGAGCTGTTGCTCGCCGCGCGAGGTCAATCCATTCTTCGTGTTAAGGGCTTGTTGCCGGTCAGAGGAGAAGAGCGGCCGGTTGTGATCCACGGTGTGCAACACGTCGTCTATCCGCCGGAATACCTGCCGCGGTGGTCCGAAGGTTCGCCACGCGGTTGGCTTGTGTTCATCGCGCGCAACCTGACGAGCAGTGCGATCGAGAATTCCCTGCCGAGCATCTTTGCCGCCAGGCACTAG
- a CDS encoding ABC transporter permease gives MASADIVSAGEARRKQGKSMSGKKRARGSWLDRYSALIVAVVLIGAWQILVPLSGISAFVLPTPLAIAERIVKDLPLLSTHIYVTLFEVIFGFTFGVLIGVPLALAIFYSKAFERAIYPILVGLQTVPKVSLAPILVLYLGYGWAPKIVLAFLISFFPIVISTVVGLQSLDKNLVNLVRSMGANEWQTFFKLRLPAALPNIFGGFKVAISLAVIGAVIGEYVAAERGLGYLQLQANSMFDTTLNFATVVTISALGVMLYFIIDVIESRVSHKRDVAK, from the coding sequence GTGGCGAGTGCGGATATTGTAAGTGCCGGCGAGGCGCGGCGGAAGCAAGGCAAGAGCATGAGCGGCAAGAAACGGGCTCGCGGAAGCTGGCTGGATCGCTATTCGGCGCTCATCGTCGCCGTGGTGCTGATTGGTGCTTGGCAAATTCTCGTCCCCTTGTCCGGAATCTCGGCATTCGTCCTGCCGACACCACTCGCCATCGCAGAGCGCATCGTTAAAGACTTGCCGCTCCTCTCGACGCACATCTATGTGACGCTGTTCGAGGTGATCTTCGGCTTCACGTTCGGGGTTTTGATCGGGGTTCCGCTGGCCCTGGCGATCTTCTATTCCAAGGCCTTCGAACGAGCAATTTATCCAATCCTCGTCGGCTTGCAGACCGTCCCTAAAGTGTCACTGGCGCCGATCTTGGTGCTTTATCTCGGTTACGGATGGGCGCCGAAGATTGTCCTTGCCTTCCTGATCTCGTTTTTCCCGATCGTTATCTCGACGGTCGTTGGCCTGCAGTCGCTTGACAAGAATCTCGTCAATCTCGTCCGATCCATGGGCGCAAACGAATGGCAGACCTTCTTCAAGCTGCGCCTGCCGGCCGCGCTACCCAACATTTTCGGTGGCTTCAAGGTGGCGATCTCTCTCGCAGTCATCGGCGCAGTCATCGGCGAGTATGTCGCTGCCGAGCGTGGCCTCGGATATCTGCAGCTCCAGGCAAATTCGATGTTCGATACCACGCTCAATTTCGCCACCGTGGTGACGATCTCGGCACTCGGCGTGATGCTCTACTTCATCATCGATGTGATCGAATCGCGCGTTTCCCACAAGCGGGACGTCGCCAAATGA
- a CDS encoding ABC transporter ATP-binding protein has translation MSTLVQPTGAAIEISRLSKVYETHDDEDVVALEKIDLRFEPGSFVAVVGPSGCGKSTLLSLLAGLTSASTGRIAIDGQEISRPHPKIGVVFQSDLLLYWRTVLDNILLPIEIKKLDLSRFRGRAEELLAQVGLEGFGSKYPSELSGGMRQRVAICRALIQEPGLLLMDEPFGALDALTREQMIMDLQSMWLRVRNTVLFITHGIDEAVFLADRVLVMSPRPGRIDLDLKIDMPRPRQWSKVHEDKAYHGHVRQIRDIFEAKGILVAH, from the coding sequence ATGAGCACCCTTGTCCAGCCCACCGGCGCGGCCATAGAGATTTCCCGACTTTCGAAAGTCTACGAGACGCACGACGACGAAGACGTCGTCGCGCTCGAAAAGATCGATCTCCGGTTTGAGCCAGGTAGTTTCGTTGCCGTTGTAGGGCCGAGTGGATGCGGCAAGAGCACCTTGCTTTCGCTGCTCGCGGGTCTCACCTCCGCCTCGACTGGCAGGATCGCAATTGACGGTCAGGAAATCAGTAGGCCGCATCCGAAGATCGGCGTCGTCTTTCAATCGGATCTGCTACTCTATTGGCGCACTGTGCTCGACAACATCTTGCTGCCGATCGAGATCAAGAAGCTCGATCTGTCGAGATTTCGCGGGCGCGCCGAGGAGCTGCTCGCGCAGGTCGGGCTCGAGGGTTTCGGCAGCAAGTATCCATCGGAGCTCTCGGGCGGCATGCGGCAGCGCGTCGCAATCTGCCGTGCACTGATCCAGGAGCCGGGTCTGCTGCTGATGGACGAGCCTTTCGGTGCGCTTGATGCGCTGACTCGCGAGCAGATGATCATGGACCTGCAGTCGATGTGGCTGAGGGTGCGAAACACCGTGCTGTTTATCACGCATGGTATCGATGAAGCGGTCTTCCTTGCCGACCGCGTGCTTGTGATGTCGCCGCGGCCTGGCCGCATCGACCTCGACCTCAAGATCGACATGCCGCGTCCGCGTCAGTGGAGCAAGGTCCACGAAGACAAGGCATACCACGGTCACGTTCGTCAGATCCGCGATATCTTTGAGGCGAAAGGTATTCTCGTCGCGCACTGA